A window of the Janthinobacterium agaricidamnosum NBRC 102515 = DSM 9628 genome harbors these coding sequences:
- a CDS encoding putative bifunctional diguanylate cyclase/phosphodiesterase, whose translation MPQISLQLLVTALLLLCCAALAALAASQWRAARQWRGRCLGRAEPPAGMGADVTAAGAMLHALPAAVIGTDRGGMVSYLNPRAALMSGCAPEDAIGKPMGELLVMYQDGVAVDPGLQLQECLLRHDVLEAARGAVLLRRSDGKRIDVQYTCAPLTEEQGGALLLLHDVSARRSAEARLEFIAHHDGLTGLPNRLHFQIRFEHGIAYARRHRGLLAVLFVDIDRFKAINDSLGHDVGDQVLIEFAHRIQQCVRKVDTVARQGGDEFIILLTEMHTPQDAERVAEKIVNAIAAPFVIGEYSLSVAASVGLAIYPDDDDDVHALIEKADLAMYAAKRRAPGTCLRYAPRMQAQSPSYMRTILETALGHALERDEFVLYYQPRLDLKAQRISGVKALIRWKHPDLGLVMPLDFLPILEESALILPVGAWVLATAAAQARRWMLQGQPLRVSVSLSARQFYQRDIVQNFTAILDAAGVPGSCIELEIAAAILIDSNQNCEAILRQFRQMGMAISISDFGTGDASLNYLKRFPVDAVKIEKCFIEDLDKTDAEGDAEAGAMARAIVAMAHTLKLRTIASGVETSAQLEQLALMGCDEAFGFYLGRAVAPAEIDGLIKSGIDPSALAWPD comes from the coding sequence ATGCCGCAAATTTCTTTGCAACTGCTTGTAACCGCGCTGTTGCTGCTGTGCTGTGCCGCGCTGGCGGCGCTGGCGGCCAGCCAATGGCGCGCCGCGCGGCAGTGGCGCGGGCGCTGCCTGGGCCGCGCCGAACCGCCGGCGGGAATGGGGGCGGACGTCACGGCGGCCGGTGCGATGCTGCATGCGCTGCCGGCGGCCGTGATCGGCACCGACCGCGGCGGCATGGTGTCTTACCTGAATCCGCGCGCCGCGCTGATGAGCGGCTGCGCGCCGGAAGACGCGATCGGCAAGCCGATGGGCGAATTGCTGGTGATGTACCAGGATGGCGTGGCCGTCGATCCGGGGCTGCAATTGCAGGAATGCCTGCTGCGCCACGATGTGCTGGAAGCGGCGCGCGGCGCGGTGCTGTTGCGCCGTTCGGACGGCAAGCGCATCGACGTGCAATACACTTGTGCGCCATTGACCGAAGAACAGGGCGGCGCGCTGCTGCTGCTGCACGACGTGTCGGCGCGCCGCAGCGCCGAGGCGCGGCTGGAATTCATCGCCCACCACGACGGCTTGACCGGCTTGCCGAACCGGCTGCATTTCCAGATCCGCTTCGAGCACGGCATCGCGTATGCGCGGCGCCATCGCGGCTTGCTGGCGGTGCTGTTCGTCGATATCGACCGCTTCAAGGCCATCAACGACAGCCTCGGTCATGACGTCGGCGACCAGGTGCTGATCGAATTCGCGCACCGCATCCAGCAATGCGTGCGCAAGGTCGATACGGTGGCGCGCCAGGGCGGCGACGAGTTCATCATCCTGCTGACCGAAATGCACACGCCGCAAGACGCAGAACGGGTCGCCGAAAAAATCGTCAACGCGATCGCCGCGCCGTTCGTGATCGGCGAATACAGCCTGTCGGTGGCGGCCAGCGTCGGCCTGGCGATCTATCCGGACGACGACGACGACGTCCATGCGCTGATCGAAAAAGCCGACCTGGCGATGTACGCCGCCAAGCGCCGCGCGCCCGGCACCTGTTTGCGCTACGCGCCGCGGATGCAGGCGCAATCGCCGTCGTATATGCGCACCATCCTGGAAACCGCGCTGGGCCACGCGCTGGAACGCGACGAATTCGTGCTGTATTACCAGCCGCGGCTGGACTTGAAGGCGCAGCGCATCAGCGGCGTCAAGGCACTGATACGCTGGAAGCATCCGGACCTGGGGCTGGTGATGCCGCTCGATTTCCTGCCGATCCTGGAAGAGAGCGCGCTGATCCTGCCGGTCGGCGCCTGGGTGCTGGCCACCGCCGCCGCGCAAGCCCGGCGCTGGATGCTGCAGGGCCAGCCCTTGCGGGTCTCGGTCAGCCTGTCGGCGCGGCAGTTTTACCAGCGCGACATCGTGCAGAATTTCACCGCGATACTGGATGCGGCCGGCGTGCCCGGTTCCTGCATCGAGCTGGAAATCGCCGCCGCGATCCTGATCGACAGCAACCAGAATTGCGAAGCGATCCTGCGCCAGTTCCGCCAGATGGGCATGGCGATTTCGATCAGCGATTTCGGCACCGGCGACGCGTCGCTGAATTACCTGAAACGCTTCCCGGTCGATGCCGTGAAAATCGAAAAATGCTTCATCGAAGATCTCGACAAAACCGATGCGGAGGGCGACGCCGAAGCCGGTGCGATGGCGCGCGCCATCGTGGCGATGGCGCACACCCTGAAGTTGCGCACCATCGCCAGCGGCGTCGAAACCAGCGCGCAACTGGAACAGCTGGCGTTGATGGGCTGCGATGAAGCGTTCGGCTTTTACCTGGGCCGCGCGGTGGCGCCGGCCGAGATCGACGGTTTGATCAAGAGCGGCATCGATCCTTCCGCGCTGGCCTGGCCCGATTAA
- a CDS encoding alpha-D-glucose phosphate-specific phosphoglucomutase — protein MAILTVNTTPIPDQRPGTSGLRKKVALFRQAAYLENFVQSVFDTLGDCSGQTLVLGGDGRFYNRTAIQTVLRMAAAHGYARVLLGRGGILSTPAVSCVIRKHRASGGIILSASHNPGGPDGDFGIKYNIANGGPAPEKITEAIFAHTQTIAAYRISDTPDIDLDTLGSVRIGTMLVEVIDPVADYAELMQDLFDFDAIRALFGGGFRMCYDGMHAVSGPYAKAILEDLLGAPAGTVINALPLEDFGGHHPDPNPVNAAELIARMAGPDAPDFGAASDGDGDRNMIVGRDFDVTPSDSLALLAEHAMLTPGYRGGIKGIARSMPTSRAPDKVAAALEVPCFETPTGWKFFGNLLDAGKVTLCGEESYGTGSCHVREKDGLWAVLFWLNVQAASGKLVPQLVREHWRRFGRHYYSRHDYEAIDGAAADGLMQQLRGKLAGLAGQTLQGYTVELADDFCYTDPVDAGVSERQGVRILLTDGSRIVLRLSGTGTEGATLRVYLERYEADPAQHAIPTQQALAGLIALAERIADIKARTGRAAPTVTT, from the coding sequence ATGGCGATTCTGACAGTCAACACTACGCCGATTCCCGATCAGCGTCCCGGCACGTCCGGCTTGCGGAAGAAAGTCGCGCTGTTCCGGCAAGCGGCTTATCTGGAAAATTTCGTGCAAAGCGTGTTCGACACGCTGGGCGATTGCAGCGGCCAGACGCTGGTGCTGGGCGGCGATGGACGATTTTATAACCGCACGGCGATCCAGACCGTGCTGCGCATGGCGGCGGCGCACGGTTATGCGCGGGTGCTGCTGGGGCGCGGCGGCATCCTGTCGACGCCGGCAGTCAGTTGTGTGATCCGTAAACATCGCGCCTCGGGCGGCATCATCTTGTCGGCCAGTCATAATCCGGGTGGCCCGGACGGCGATTTCGGCATCAAGTACAACATCGCCAACGGCGGCCCGGCGCCGGAAAAGATCACGGAAGCCATTTTTGCACATACGCAAACCATCGCTGCCTACCGCATCAGCGATACGCCTGACATCGACCTCGATACGCTGGGCTCGGTGCGCATCGGCACCATGCTGGTCGAGGTCATCGATCCGGTGGCCGACTATGCGGAACTGATGCAGGACCTGTTCGATTTCGACGCGATCCGCGCGCTGTTCGGCGGCGGTTTCCGCATGTGCTACGACGGCATGCACGCGGTTTCCGGACCGTACGCCAAAGCCATCCTGGAAGACTTGCTGGGCGCACCGGCCGGCACGGTCATCAATGCGCTGCCGCTGGAAGATTTCGGCGGCCACCATCCCGATCCGAACCCGGTCAACGCCGCTGAATTGATTGCGCGCATGGCCGGCCCCGACGCGCCCGATTTCGGCGCCGCGTCCGACGGCGACGGCGACCGCAACATGATCGTCGGCCGCGACTTCGACGTGACCCCGTCCGACAGCCTGGCGCTGCTGGCCGAACACGCGATGCTGACGCCCGGCTACCGCGGCGGCATCAAGGGCATCGCGCGCTCGATGCCGACCTCGCGCGCGCCCGACAAGGTGGCGGCCGCGCTGGAAGTCCCCTGTTTTGAAACGCCGACCGGCTGGAAGTTTTTCGGCAACCTGCTCGACGCCGGCAAAGTGACTTTGTGCGGTGAAGAAAGCTACGGCACCGGATCGTGTCATGTGCGCGAAAAAGATGGCTTGTGGGCAGTGCTGTTCTGGCTCAACGTGCAAGCGGCCAGCGGCAAACTGGTGCCGCAACTGGTGCGCGAACATTGGCGCCGCTTTGGCCGCCACTATTATTCGCGCCATGATTACGAAGCGATCGACGGCGCTGCCGCCGACGGCCTGATGCAGCAGCTGCGCGGCAAGCTGGCCGGATTGGCAGGGCAAACGCTGCAAGGTTACACGGTGGAGTTGGCGGACGATTTCTGCTACACCGATCCGGTCGACGCTGGCGTCTCCGAGCGGCAAGGCGTGCGCATCTTGCTGACCGACGGTTCGCGCATCGTATTGCGGCTGTCCGGCACCGGCACCGAAGGCGCGACATTGCGGGTCTACCTGGAGCGCTACGAAGCCGACCCGGCGCAACATGCGATCCCGACCCAGCAAGCGCTGGCCGGCCTGATCGCGCTGGCGGAACGGATCGCCGACATCAAGGCGCGCACCGGCCGTGCCGCACCAACCGTGACAACTTGA
- a CDS encoding oligopeptide:H+ symporter, translating into MSQAETPTATGRMPRQIPYIIANEGCERFSFYGMRNILTPFLISTLLLLIPYEQRTGEAKDVFHTFVIGVYFFPLLGGWLADRFFGKYNTILWLSLVYCAGHACLAVFEDNIKGFYFGLFLIAFGSGGIKPLVASFVGDQFDQSNKHKAKLVFDMFYWIINFGSFFASLLMPIFLRDYGPAIAFGIPGVMMLMATIVFWMGSKKYVHVPPAPPNPDSFLRVSRSALLARAPGQSRPGLVVAGFGAAAAFGALCMAGAWGFVISACTALVLLLAFGGIGTALQLERARGIHPDVAVEGVRAVLRILIIFALVTPFFSLFDQKASTWIVQANGMTKPEWFLPAQMQALNPMLVMLLIPFNNLVLYPMLNRFGWEATALRRMTAGIGFSALAWIVIGTLQLSLDSGSAVSIMWQILPYALLTFGEVLVSATGLEFAYSQAPASMKGAIMSFWNLSTTVGNLWVLIVNKSVMNETVIGQIGHSGISVTAFQMFFFAAFAALATLAFGLYAKRYKMLDNYRKA; encoded by the coding sequence ATGTCACAGGCCGAAACACCCACCGCAACCGGGCGCATGCCCCGGCAAATACCGTACATCATCGCCAATGAAGGGTGTGAACGCTTCAGTTTCTATGGCATGCGCAACATCCTGACGCCATTCCTGATCAGCACCCTGCTGCTGCTGATCCCGTACGAACAGCGCACCGGCGAAGCCAAGGATGTGTTCCACACCTTCGTCATCGGCGTGTATTTCTTTCCGCTGCTGGGCGGCTGGCTGGCCGACCGCTTCTTCGGCAAATACAACACCATCTTATGGCTCAGTCTGGTCTATTGCGCCGGCCACGCCTGCCTGGCCGTGTTTGAGGACAATATCAAGGGCTTTTATTTCGGCCTGTTCCTGATCGCCTTCGGTTCCGGCGGCATCAAGCCGCTGGTGGCGTCGTTTGTCGGCGACCAGTTCGACCAGAGCAACAAGCACAAAGCCAAGCTGGTGTTCGACATGTTTTACTGGATCATCAATTTCGGCTCGTTCTTCGCATCGCTGCTGATGCCGATCTTCCTGCGCGACTACGGTCCGGCGATTGCCTTCGGCATTCCAGGCGTGATGATGCTGATGGCGACCATCGTGTTCTGGATGGGCAGCAAGAAATACGTGCACGTGCCGCCGGCGCCGCCGAATCCCGATTCATTCCTGCGCGTGTCGCGCAGCGCCTTGCTGGCGCGCGCGCCGGGCCAGTCGCGTCCGGGCCTGGTGGTGGCCGGCTTCGGCGCGGCGGCGGCGTTCGGCGCGCTGTGCATGGCCGGTGCGTGGGGCTTCGTCATCTCGGCCTGTACCGCGCTGGTCTTGCTGCTGGCGTTCGGCGGCATCGGCACCGCGCTGCAACTGGAGCGGGCGCGCGGCATCCATCCGGACGTAGCGGTCGAAGGCGTGCGCGCGGTATTGCGCATCCTGATCATCTTCGCGCTGGTCACGCCCTTCTTTTCGCTGTTCGACCAAAAAGCGTCGACCTGGATCGTGCAGGCCAACGGCATGACCAAGCCCGAGTGGTTCTTGCCGGCGCAAATGCAGGCGCTGAACCCGATGCTGGTGATGCTGCTGATTCCATTCAACAACCTAGTGCTGTACCCGATGCTGAACCGTTTCGGCTGGGAAGCGACGGCATTGCGCCGCATGACCGCCGGCATCGGCTTTTCGGCGCTGGCCTGGATCGTCATCGGCACCTTGCAACTGTCGCTCGACAGCGGTTCGGCAGTGTCGATCATGTGGCAAATCCTGCCGTATGCGCTGCTGACCTTCGGCGAAGTACTGGTGTCGGCAACCGGCCTGGAGTTCGCGTACAGCCAGGCGCCGGCGTCGATGAAAGGCGCGATCATGAGCTTCTGGAACTTGTCCACCACGGTCGGCAACCTGTGGGTCTTAATCGTCAACAAGAGCGTCATGAATGAAACCGTCATCGGCCAGATCGGCCACAGCGGCATCAGCGTGACCGCCTTCCAGATGTTCTTCTTCGCCGCCTTCGCCGCACTGGCGACGCTGGCCTTCGGCCTGTATGCGAAGCGCTACAAAATGCTCGACAACTACCGCAAAGCTTGA
- a CDS encoding DUF3649 domain-containing protein: protein MPSFKLPPLRRIGLTGVVRDRLAVASRALAAICGGYLLAALVTALMAAGLPLARAEAAPSATLLSFTIYACAVLWVFAARSAWRAWLGLLTPSLVIAALLYAMDRLPWSAA, encoded by the coding sequence ATGCCGTCCTTCAAACTGCCCCCGCTGCGGCGAATCGGCTTGACCGGCGTGGTGCGCGACCGCCTGGCGGTCGCCTCGCGCGCGCTGGCCGCCATTTGCGGCGGCTATCTGCTGGCGGCGCTGGTCACCGCGCTGATGGCGGCCGGCCTGCCGCTGGCCCGCGCCGAGGCGGCGCCGAGCGCCACGCTGCTGTCGTTCACCATCTATGCGTGCGCGGTACTGTGGGTGTTCGCCGCCCGTAGCGCATGGCGCGCCTGGCTGGGGCTATTAACGCCGTCGCTGGTGATCGCGGCGCTGTTATATGCGATGGATCGCCTGCCCTGGAGTGCCGCATGA
- a CDS encoding TenA family transcriptional regulator, giving the protein MSNEFKRRGPLKEAESYPPWLQQVLRDTSQARQLVAGHGVFAGMRDARLGAREFYAFFVNGWPVVEQFPQYMAMNLLKARFGRSEGEDMARRYLTRNIRVEQNHADYWVDWAGMHDVSKSTLLRAEGPPAAFALSHWCWSSSSADLLAQSMAATNYAIEGVTGDWATLVCSASHYEDSFPAASRKKAMRWLQLHAHYDDAHPWEALDIVATLLGSEPSQESIDGVRNSILTSFSHFKASLDCCV; this is encoded by the coding sequence ATGAGTAATGAATTCAAACGACGAGGTCCGTTAAAGGAAGCGGAAAGCTATCCTCCCTGGTTGCAGCAAGTCTTGCGGGACACCTCGCAGGCGCGCCAACTGGTGGCCGGACACGGGGTCTTCGCCGGCATGCGCGACGCCAGGCTCGGTGCGCGCGAATTCTACGCGTTTTTCGTCAATGGATGGCCGGTGGTTGAACAATTCCCGCAATATATGGCGATGAATTTGCTGAAGGCGCGTTTCGGCCGCTCGGAAGGCGAAGACATGGCGCGCCGCTATTTGACGCGCAATATCCGGGTCGAACAAAACCACGCCGATTATTGGGTCGACTGGGCCGGCATGCACGATGTCTCGAAAAGCACCTTGCTGCGCGCCGAAGGTCCGCCGGCCGCGTTCGCGCTGAGCCACTGGTGCTGGAGCAGCAGCAGCGCCGACTTGCTGGCGCAAAGCATGGCCGCGACCAATTACGCGATCGAAGGCGTGACCGGCGACTGGGCCACGCTGGTGTGCAGCGCGTCTCATTATGAAGACAGTTTTCCCGCCGCCAGCCGCAAGAAAGCCATGCGCTGGCTGCAGTTGCACGCCCATTACGACGATGCGCATCCATGGGAAGCGCTCGATATCGTCGCCACGCTGCTGGGCAGCGAACCGTCCCAGGAGTCCATCGACGGCGTGCGCAACAGCATCCTGACCAGCTTCAGCCACTTCAAGGCCAGCCTCGATTGCTGCGTCTGA
- a CDS encoding alpha/beta fold hydrolase translates to MLTTLRPIICALLLTGLLPASHAAERWQTLPDTPAPIAAERSGKARVNGIDLYYAVAGKGAPVILLHGGPANSDYWSGLATALKKDHTVILVDSRGHGRSSDDSRPLSYDRMADDVVQLMNHLKIAKADIVGWSDGANVGLDIALRHAARVGKIVAFGGNTNTSGTIADADKNPNFAAFLARAEQEYIKLKKTTPQSYAAFVEKISVMWGGQPNWTDQQLASIKSKVLVMDGDHDEAIKLEHTKYIAAKIPGAKLVILPNTSHFAFLQDPVAFNDTVRAFLAN, encoded by the coding sequence ATGTTGACTACTTTACGCCCAATTATTTGCGCCCTGTTACTGACCGGTTTGCTTCCTGCCAGCCACGCTGCCGAGCGCTGGCAGACGTTGCCGGACACTCCCGCCCCGATAGCCGCCGAACGCAGCGGCAAGGCCCGGGTCAATGGCATCGACCTGTATTATGCCGTCGCCGGCAAGGGCGCGCCGGTGATCCTGCTGCATGGCGGCCCGGCGAATTCGGATTACTGGTCCGGCCTGGCCACGGCGCTGAAAAAAGACCATACCGTGATCCTGGTCGATAGCCGCGGACATGGCCGCAGCAGCGACGACAGCCGGCCGCTTTCCTATGACCGGATGGCGGACGATGTGGTGCAACTGATGAATCACTTGAAAATCGCCAAGGCCGATATCGTCGGCTGGAGCGATGGCGCCAACGTCGGCCTCGATATCGCGTTGCGGCATGCGGCGCGGGTCGGGAAAATTGTCGCGTTCGGCGGCAACACGAACACTAGCGGAACGATAGCCGACGCCGATAAAAATCCCAATTTCGCCGCTTTTTTAGCCCGCGCCGAACAGGAATACATCAAGTTGAAGAAGACCACGCCGCAATCCTACGCGGCCTTCGTCGAAAAGATTTCGGTGATGTGGGGCGGCCAGCCGAATTGGACCGACCAGCAGTTGGCGTCGATCAAATCGAAGGTGCTGGTGATGGACGGCGATCACGACGAAGCGATCAAGCTGGAACATACCAAGTATATCGCGGCCAAAATTCCGGGCGCAAAACTGGTGATCTTGCCGAACACCAGTCACTTCGCCTTCCTGCAGGATCCGGTCGCTTTTAATGATACGGTGCGCGCTTTCCTGGCGAATTGA